A single genomic interval of Candidatus Binatia bacterium harbors:
- a CDS encoding IclR family transcriptional regulator, whose protein sequence is MVRREKTNYVIQSVSHAFDVLEQFSDETDELGVTELSKRLKLHKNNVFRLLATLESRGYIEQNKATENYRLGLGCLKLGQTFVSQMGLLRQALPIMQEVVEKTGETTYVGLLRRGEVVPLQSIDSDQAVRAISLIGRALPLHCTAAGKVHLAFESQEGLRNGLPESLTRHTENTLTKRSDLIADLKAAADCGYTCESGEYLPDLAAIAVPIRDYTRAVVGSLAISAPEYRLTRERIESEIAPEALRAGRDLSARLGFNG, encoded by the coding sequence ATGGTCCGACGCGAAAAAACAAACTACGTCATTCAATCCGTTTCGCACGCCTTCGATGTGCTCGAGCAGTTTAGCGATGAGACCGACGAACTCGGGGTCACCGAACTTTCCAAGCGCCTGAAGCTGCACAAGAACAACGTCTTCCGACTGCTCGCCACCCTCGAGTCACGCGGCTATATCGAGCAGAACAAGGCGACCGAGAACTACCGTCTCGGCCTGGGATGTCTGAAACTGGGACAGACTTTTGTCTCGCAGATGGGCCTGTTGCGGCAAGCTCTTCCGATCATGCAGGAAGTCGTCGAAAAAACCGGCGAAACCACCTATGTCGGCCTGCTTCGCCGAGGGGAAGTCGTCCCCCTGCAATCGATCGACTCCGATCAGGCCGTGCGCGCGATTTCGCTGATCGGTCGCGCCCTGCCCCTGCATTGCACGGCTGCAGGCAAGGTCCATCTGGCTTTCGAGTCGCAGGAGGGCCTCCGCAATGGACTGCCGGAATCCCTCACTCGGCACACCGAAAATACCCTCACGAAAAGATCCGACCTGATTGCCGATCTCAAGGCCGCCGCCGATTGCGGTTATACCTGCGAATCGGGCGAATACCTGCCCGACCTCGCGGCCATTGCCGTTCCTATCCGAGATTATACGCGAGCGGTGGTTGGTAGTCTGGCCATTTCGGCGCCCGAATATCGACTGACCCGGGAGCGTATCGAATCTGAAATTGCTCCCGAAGCTCTTCGCGCTGGCCGCGACCTCTCGGCGCGGCTCGGGTTCAACGGTTAA
- a CDS encoding PKD domain-containing protein — protein sequence MLNNMNFKGMATCLAAIVLLLGGCTQNEAPKTAAPADQNSAGLPPAQPAKPAVVYYDELYVDAEAEPDEGEPPLEVQFTSIVEDNTGAVECEWDFGDGSPKVKALNPKHTYTIEDDFIVVIECTDAKGVSGETEIDVSAYTYD from the coding sequence ATGCTGAACAATATGAATTTCAAGGGGATGGCGACATGCCTGGCTGCTATCGTCCTCCTTCTCGGCGGATGCACACAGAATGAGGCGCCCAAAACCGCGGCGCCGGCAGACCAGAACTCGGCAGGACTCCCACCGGCGCAACCCGCGAAACCAGCAGTTGTCTACTACGACGAACTTTACGTCGATGCCGAGGCGGAACCCGATGAGGGCGAACCGCCTCTCGAAGTGCAATTTACATCCATTGTCGAAGACAACACTGGCGCCGTCGAATGCGAGTGGGATTTCGGCGACGGCTCTCCCAAGGTGAAGGCGTTGAACCCGAAGCATACCTACACCATCGAAGATGACTTCATTGTCGTCATCGAGTGCACCGACGCCAAAGGGGTAAGCGGAGAAACCGAGATCGACGTCAGCGCATACACCTACGATTGA
- a CDS encoding electron transfer flavoprotein subunit beta/FixA family protein, producing the protein MKILVPIKRVPDPQTNIVVKPDGSGIAEDNVKFVINPFCEIAIEEALRIKENQGEAEVILISIGDAVCQEQLRTGLAMGADRAILVVADKPLDPATTTEVLAKIVADEQPELVMLGKQSIDDDANQTGQLLASTLDWPQATFASKVEFSDDKADVTVTREVDGGLEAIAFSLPGIITTDLRLNEPRYASLPGIMKARKKELKEIPLAEAGASDSLQVETLTLVPPSVREAGKTVETVDELVELLHSEAKLI; encoded by the coding sequence GTGAAGATTCTGGTGCCCATCAAACGTGTCCCCGATCCCCAGACCAACATCGTGGTAAAACCCGATGGGTCCGGAATCGCGGAAGATAACGTCAAATTCGTCATCAACCCCTTTTGTGAGATCGCAATCGAGGAAGCTCTCCGAATCAAGGAAAACCAAGGCGAAGCCGAAGTTATCTTGATTTCGATCGGTGATGCAGTCTGCCAGGAGCAGCTGCGAACCGGTCTCGCCATGGGAGCCGATCGAGCCATTCTTGTGGTGGCCGACAAGCCACTCGACCCGGCGACAACCACGGAAGTTCTGGCCAAGATCGTGGCCGACGAGCAGCCTGAGCTGGTCATGCTCGGCAAGCAGTCGATCGATGATGACGCTAACCAAACAGGACAATTACTCGCATCGACTCTGGACTGGCCGCAGGCCACGTTCGCGTCGAAAGTCGAATTTAGCGACGACAAAGCCGATGTCACGGTGACCCGAGAAGTGGACGGCGGGCTGGAAGCAATTGCCTTCTCGCTCCCCGGAATCATCACCACCGACCTTCGGTTGAACGAACCGCGATATGCTTCCCTGCCCGGCATCATGAAGGCAAGGAAAAAAGAGCTGAAGGAAATCCCTCTCGCCGAAGCAGGCGCCTCGGATTCTCTTCAGGTCGAAACGCTGACTCTGGTTCCGCCATCCGTCCGTGAAGCAGGCAAGACCGTGGAAACGGTCGATGAATTGGTCGAGCTGTTGCACAGCGAAGCCAAGCTGATCTGA
- a CDS encoding N-formylglutamate amidohydrolase — translation MKQDTTKIRHWVLTCEHASKRIPRGYRSLGLAREQIADHIGWDIGAREVQKVLARDLPASAIYSSVSRLLVDPNRHPGESSLIPAESDQVLIPGNQRLTPVERRLRLSRWHAPYHARIDASLGQACRKFPGGVRLLSIHSFTPVMDGHARNFDIGVLFDAHVPLARAFGRALKRLGLRVRYNEPYSGYDGLIYAAKRHGEAHQVPYVELEINNALIREDRGVRRIAALLRKALLEI, via the coding sequence ATGAAGCAGGATACAACAAAAATCCGGCATTGGGTGCTCACATGCGAGCACGCGTCGAAGCGAATTCCGCGGGGCTATCGCTCCCTGGGGCTGGCTCGTGAGCAAATCGCGGATCATATCGGCTGGGATATCGGTGCGCGGGAAGTCCAGAAAGTTCTCGCTCGGGATTTGCCCGCATCAGCGATTTATTCATCTGTTTCAAGGCTTCTAGTCGACCCCAATCGGCATCCGGGTGAGTCATCCCTGATCCCGGCCGAGAGTGATCAGGTTCTGATTCCAGGAAATCAACGATTGACTCCTGTGGAGAGACGATTGCGATTGTCACGTTGGCACGCTCCCTATCATGCGCGTATCGATGCCTCGTTGGGGCAAGCGTGTCGAAAATTTCCGGGTGGCGTTCGGTTGCTTTCGATCCACAGTTTTACCCCGGTAATGGATGGTCATGCGCGCAACTTTGATATCGGTGTTCTATTCGACGCTCACGTGCCGCTCGCAAGGGCCTTCGGTCGGGCCTTGAAGCGGCTTGGTCTGCGGGTGCGGTATAACGAACCGTACTCGGGCTATGACGGTTTGATTTACGCGGCCAAGCGACACGGGGAAGCGCATCAGGTTCCCTATGTCGAGTTGGAAATCAACAACGCGTTGATTCGCGAGGATCGGGGTGTGCGTCGTATCGCCGCGTTGCTTCGCAAGGCGTTGCTCGAGATCTGA
- a CDS encoding crotonase/enoyl-CoA hydratase family protein, which yields MSREGDVRFGHPPLCVSRMAIYDPAMSENTLIQYELRDGVAIISLDDGKANVFSPAMSAAIDGALDRAEQEAKAVVFAGRPGRFSGGFDLGIMKEGGPAAAEAMVKAGAELVLRIYGFPRPTLVAVTGHALAMGAMFILGCDRRVGAAGNFKIGLNESKIGMSLPVFATELCRERLDPRHLTDAAILAEIYDPEKACAVGYLDRTVPAEEVVDATIAEAARLAAEITLRGMNGTKQRIRAAAMARIRETLDQDVKNLMS from the coding sequence GTGTCCAGAGAGGGGGATGTCCGGTTCGGGCATCCCCCTCTTTGCGTTTCGCGTATGGCGATCTATGATCCCGCCATGTCCGAGAATACCTTGATCCAATACGAACTTCGCGATGGCGTTGCCATCATTTCGCTCGACGATGGCAAGGCGAATGTTTTTTCGCCCGCCATGAGCGCCGCCATCGACGGCGCTTTGGACCGCGCGGAGCAGGAAGCCAAGGCCGTTGTCTTCGCCGGGCGTCCGGGGCGCTTCTCCGGCGGCTTTGATTTGGGAATCATGAAAGAAGGGGGACCGGCAGCCGCCGAGGCGATGGTCAAGGCAGGCGCCGAGCTTGTTTTGCGCATCTACGGCTTCCCTCGTCCGACGCTGGTCGCTGTCACGGGCCATGCTCTGGCCATGGGGGCCATGTTCATCCTCGGCTGTGATCGAAGGGTCGGAGCGGCAGGAAACTTCAAAATCGGCCTGAACGAATCCAAAATCGGAATGTCCCTGCCGGTATTCGCCACGGAGCTCTGTCGCGAGCGGCTCGACCCGCGCCATCTGACCGATGCCGCCATCCTCGCGGAGATTTACGACCCCGAAAAGGCCTGCGCCGTCGGCTACCTCGATCGCACGGTTCCCGCAGAAGAAGTCGTTGATGCGACGATTGCCGAGGCCGCGAGGCTGGCCGCAGAGATCACACTGCGGGGCATGAACGGGACCAAGCAGCGCATTCGCGCCGCCGCCATGGCCCGCATTCGTGAAACCCTCGATCAGGACGTCAAAAACCTGATGTCCTGA
- a CDS encoding SDR family NAD(P)-dependent oxidoreductase — protein MKNFQNKIAVITGAGTGMGRELAVQLAAEGCHLALCDIHPENIEETAELCRGGGADGLRVTTHRADVSSEDDLVAFRNAALAEHQTDHVNLVFNNAGIGGVASLVDGDRDEWERVFNVNWLGVYYGTRTFLPALVASEDGYLVNTSSINGFWAALGPNVPHSAYATAKFAVKGFTEALVTDLRMNAPHVKCAVVMPGHIGTAIMMNSRRILGHGTPEQMTADELTDMRAMIHQRGIDASAISDSDLKAFVHQRMLDFQEKAPTTAASAANIILDGIRAEKWRILVGKDAEVLDGLVRATPEEAYESDFLEKLLAEGHLNDLVPQE, from the coding sequence ATGAAAAATTTCCAGAACAAAATTGCGGTGATTACAGGTGCCGGAACCGGAATGGGCCGAGAACTCGCGGTGCAGCTGGCGGCCGAGGGTTGCCACCTCGCGCTCTGCGATATCCATCCGGAGAATATCGAAGAAACCGCTGAACTCTGCCGCGGCGGTGGCGCGGACGGCCTTCGGGTCACCACACACCGGGCGGATGTATCCAGCGAGGACGATCTGGTTGCCTTTCGCAACGCTGCGCTGGCCGAGCATCAGACAGATCACGTCAATCTCGTCTTCAATAATGCCGGGATCGGAGGCGTCGCCAGTCTGGTCGACGGCGATCGCGACGAATGGGAACGCGTCTTCAACGTCAATTGGTTGGGGGTATATTACGGCACCCGCACTTTCCTCCCGGCCTTGGTCGCGAGCGAGGACGGCTACCTGGTCAACACCAGCAGCATTAACGGTTTCTGGGCGGCTCTCGGCCCCAACGTCCCCCACTCAGCCTACGCGACCGCCAAATTTGCAGTGAAAGGCTTCACCGAGGCTCTGGTCACCGATCTCCGCATGAATGCACCACACGTCAAATGTGCCGTGGTCATGCCGGGCCATATCGGAACCGCCATCATGATGAACTCACGGCGAATTCTCGGCCACGGGACGCCTGAGCAAATGACGGCCGACGAACTCACCGACATGCGCGCGATGATTCATCAGCGGGGTATTGATGCCTCGGCCATCTCGGATTCGGACCTCAAGGCATTTGTCCATCAACGGATGCTCGATTTCCAGGAAAAGGCGCCCACCACCGCGGCCAGCGCGGCGAATATCATCCTCGACGGGATTCGGGCCGAAAAATGGCGCATTCTGGTCGGCAAGGACGCCGAGGTTCTCGATGGTCTGGTTCGAGCCACACCCGAGGAGGCCTACGAATCGGATTTTCTGGAGAAACTTCTGGCCGAAGGCCACCTCAACGACCTCGTACCCCAAGAATAA
- a CDS encoding DUF3604 domain-containing protein: MSRSSIAGRILRVVGGVLLLLVGAAAFILLPPGEDQPVGSISLQPRTTARGDANAVSDSKQILFGDLHVHTTYSLDAFFTSMPLLSGEGAHPPADACDYARHCAALDFYAITDHAQELTPEHWALEKEANRQCNAVGQTADGGQDLVVFHGFEWTQIGRTPDQHYGHKNVIFRGLGEDEVTPRPITALGGPEVVNPWLTIAPVMSGAGLIDPLNRETYSQFKWMFDQLQQVPDCDSGKPSRELPLDCREHAPTPDILFEKLDEWDYDAMVIPHGTAWGSYSPPGTNLAKQLSGGMHDPDRQKLIEIYSGHGNSEQYKDWREFTLGEDGERICPEETDAYLPCCRRAGQIMRSRCGDLPAAECERRVDLAVEYALAAGIAFDGIFPDTGAEEWLDCGQARSGFKPDYSLRPLGTAQYGLALSPGGTDRRDRFRWGFIGSSDSHSGRASTGFKQDGPKRGRTDMVGPRNDFYAALLRPRSEMEDPRMPVESTSGFAGALAVERTGSFLYPGGVVAVHANEHSRQGIWDALERRETYATSGPRILLWFDLLMANGPELPMGSIVKTNVAPRFRVRAMGAPRQAPGCPEETITALAPERIAKLCMGECYYPTDERHSITGVEVVRVRPQTSPGEDIGGLIEDPWQTIPCPEAGDTCVVEFTDEDFTKGKRDAVYYVRVLQEPTEAINADNLRTQFDAAGKPVAVQPCGVGAVSAPGDDCMAEAAERAWSSPIFVDYAAGAPVALAGSDGAQEAGL, translated from the coding sequence ATGAGTAGATCTTCGATTGCTGGTCGTATTCTCCGTGTCGTTGGGGGAGTACTTTTGTTGTTGGTCGGAGCTGCTGCCTTCATCTTGCTTCCGCCGGGAGAAGACCAGCCTGTGGGCTCGATCTCTCTGCAGCCGCGAACGACAGCGCGCGGGGATGCGAACGCGGTTTCGGACAGCAAGCAGATTCTGTTTGGCGACCTGCACGTGCACACGACCTATTCGCTGGACGCATTTTTCACTTCGATGCCCCTGCTGAGCGGCGAAGGAGCGCATCCCCCGGCGGATGCCTGCGATTACGCCCGACATTGCGCGGCCTTGGATTTCTACGCGATCACGGATCATGCACAGGAATTGACTCCCGAGCATTGGGCCCTCGAGAAGGAGGCCAATCGGCAATGCAATGCGGTGGGCCAGACCGCGGATGGTGGACAGGATCTCGTCGTCTTTCACGGGTTTGAATGGACGCAGATCGGTCGGACCCCGGATCAGCATTATGGTCACAAGAATGTCATTTTTCGCGGTCTCGGTGAGGACGAGGTGACGCCTCGGCCCATTACGGCGCTCGGCGGCCCCGAGGTGGTCAATCCATGGCTGACGATCGCGCCCGTCATGTCGGGCGCAGGCCTGATCGATCCCCTGAATCGGGAGACCTATAGCCAGTTCAAGTGGATGTTCGATCAGCTGCAGCAAGTCCCGGATTGTGATTCGGGAAAGCCCAGCCGCGAACTACCGCTGGATTGCCGGGAGCATGCGCCAACGCCGGATATCCTCTTCGAGAAGCTCGATGAGTGGGACTATGATGCCATGGTCATCCCGCACGGAACTGCCTGGGGGAGCTATAGCCCCCCGGGGACGAATCTTGCCAAGCAATTGAGCGGCGGCATGCATGATCCCGACCGGCAGAAATTGATCGAAATCTATTCCGGCCACGGCAATTCCGAGCAATACAAGGACTGGCGAGAATTCACGCTGGGCGAGGACGGAGAGCGGATCTGTCCGGAAGAAACAGACGCTTATTTGCCGTGCTGCCGTCGTGCCGGCCAGATCATGCGAAGCCGCTGTGGCGATCTGCCCGCGGCCGAATGCGAGCGTCGAGTCGATCTGGCAGTCGAATATGCTCTGGCTGCGGGGATTGCCTTTGACGGGATCTTCCCGGATACCGGAGCCGAGGAATGGCTCGATTGTGGCCAGGCGCGTTCGGGTTTCAAGCCGGATTATAGTCTCCGGCCCCTCGGGACAGCGCAATACGGTCTAGCTCTTTCGCCAGGTGGGACCGATCGCAGGGATCGTTTTCGCTGGGGTTTTATTGGCTCCAGCGACAGTCATAGTGGTCGCGCCAGCACGGGCTTCAAGCAGGATGGTCCAAAACGGGGGCGCACCGATATGGTCGGTCCGCGCAATGATTTTTACGCGGCCTTGCTCCGCCCTCGGAGCGAGATGGAAGATCCGCGGATGCCCGTGGAGTCAACCTCGGGGTTCGCCGGTGCCCTGGCAGTCGAGCGAACCGGGAGCTTTCTCTATCCCGGGGGTGTTGTTGCGGTTCACGCAAATGAGCACTCCCGTCAGGGCATATGGGACGCCCTCGAGCGCCGCGAAACCTATGCGACCAGCGGCCCGAGGATCCTCCTGTGGTTTGATTTACTCATGGCCAACGGTCCCGAGTTGCCCATGGGTTCGATTGTGAAAACGAATGTCGCGCCACGGTTCCGGGTTCGTGCGATGGGGGCGCCGCGTCAGGCGCCAGGTTGTCCGGAGGAGACGATCACGGCGCTCGCACCCGAACGAATCGCCAAACTCTGTATGGGCGAGTGTTACTACCCCACCGACGAGAGGCATTCGATAACGGGAGTTGAGGTGGTTCGTGTTCGCCCGCAGACCTCTCCCGGGGAGGATATTGGCGGGTTGATCGAGGATCCATGGCAGACGATCCCTTGTCCGGAGGCTGGCGATACCTGTGTGGTGGAGTTTACGGATGAGGATTTCACGAAGGGGAAGCGAGATGCCGTCTACTATGTGCGGGTGCTTCAGGAACCGACGGAAGCGATCAATGCCGATAACCTCCGCACTCAATTTGATGCCGCGGGAAAACCCGTTGCGGTACAGCCCTGCGGGGTCGGTGCGGTCTCTGCTCCGGGCGATGATTGCATGGCGGAAGCCGCCGAGCGCGCCTGGTCGTCGCCGATCTTTGTCGACTACGCAGCAGGGGCGCCGGTCGCTCTCGCTGGTTCGGATGGAGCGCAGGAGGCAGGACTGTGA
- a CDS encoding electron transfer flavoprotein subunit alpha/FixB family protein, protein MSKVLVYIEHAHGKVPKASAVAVAAAAKMGGDVVALVLGKGIDEVAAQAGALSGVSKVVAIDDDRLEHYLADIYAAATTQVADAEGADAVVAAATAIGKDFAPRVAQKRASGMASEITAVNDDGTFVRPIYAGNVLATTKINTEKKVVTVRGTAFEPAAADGSASVEKVELAADAASKTRFVSFEETKSDRPQLADADIVVSGGRGLKSGENFVEVLEPLVDAMGAAMGASRAAVDAGFVPNDLQVGQTGKVVAPQLYVAVGISGAIQHLAGMKDSKVIVAINKDPDAPIFSVSDYGLVADLFTAVPEMVTAVDKVKSA, encoded by the coding sequence ATGAGCAAAGTTCTGGTTTATATCGAGCATGCCCACGGCAAGGTCCCCAAAGCATCCGCGGTTGCGGTCGCTGCTGCCGCAAAGATGGGTGGCGATGTTGTCGCCCTCGTCCTCGGCAAGGGGATCGATGAAGTTGCCGCGCAGGCGGGCGCCCTTTCCGGCGTAAGCAAGGTGGTTGCGATCGACGACGACCGCCTCGAGCACTACCTCGCGGACATCTACGCCGCAGCGACCACTCAGGTGGCCGATGCTGAAGGAGCCGATGCGGTGGTCGCCGCCGCGACAGCCATCGGTAAGGATTTCGCACCCCGGGTGGCGCAGAAACGCGCCTCCGGGATGGCTTCCGAAATTACGGCCGTGAATGACGATGGGACATTTGTTCGCCCCATCTATGCGGGTAACGTGCTCGCGACCACCAAAATCAACACCGAGAAAAAGGTCGTGACTGTCCGCGGAACCGCCTTCGAACCAGCGGCTGCCGATGGCAGTGCCAGCGTCGAAAAAGTCGAATTGGCAGCAGATGCCGCTTCGAAGACGCGTTTTGTTTCCTTCGAGGAGACAAAAAGCGATCGACCGCAGTTGGCAGACGCCGATATCGTGGTGTCGGGAGGCCGTGGCCTGAAGTCTGGCGAGAACTTCGTTGAAGTCCTCGAACCCTTGGTCGACGCCATGGGCGCGGCGATGGGCGCTTCCCGGGCAGCCGTGGACGCCGGGTTTGTGCCCAACGACCTCCAGGTGGGTCAGACCGGCAAAGTCGTGGCGCCGCAGCTCTACGTCGCTGTCGGCATCTCGGGCGCGATCCAGCATCTGGCCGGCATGAAGGACTCCAAAGTAATCGTGGCGATCAACAAGGATCCGGATGCCCCGATCTTCAGCGTCTCGGACTACGGTCTGGTCGCGGATCTTTTCACGGCTGTTCCCGAAATGGTCACAGCTGTCGACAAGGTGAAATCGGCCTGA
- a CDS encoding nuclear transport factor 2 family protein, which yields MLSHQEISDRLEIQDLLYRYSELIDGKKIDTLREDVFTEDAFIDYSALGGSKGDLESTLAFLNKVMTPSMFPNTQHLVANMQLRIAGDQATGRIMCLNPQEMLIKEDTRVFFCGLWYIDEYRRTSAGWRISRREEEKSWVHNTPDFMNI from the coding sequence ATGCTTAGCCATCAGGAAATCTCCGACCGTTTGGAAATTCAGGACCTTCTCTATCGTTACTCCGAGTTGATCGACGGCAAGAAGATCGACACTCTGCGAGAAGATGTCTTCACCGAAGATGCCTTTATCGATTACAGCGCTCTGGGCGGCAGCAAGGGCGACCTCGAAAGCACCCTGGCGTTTCTGAACAAGGTGATGACGCCGTCGATGTTTCCGAATACCCAACACCTTGTTGCGAATATGCAGCTTCGGATCGCGGGCGATCAGGCGACCGGAAGGATTATGTGTCTCAACCCACAGGAAATGCTCATCAAGGAAGACACCAGAGTCTTCTTTTGTGGCCTCTGGTATATCGACGAGTATCGCCGAACCTCGGCGGGTTGGCGGATCTCCCGACGCGAGGAAGAGAAGAGTTGGGTGCATAATACCCCCGACTTCATGAATATCTAA
- a CDS encoding (Fe-S)-binding protein → MNDELSLTGTRQIGEGAPQAFTDHFIHILGFLNLGLPFLLFLLWGITIIYPLVRWGYIVSRGQPENRLDRIPERIQRALFEGIGQGRVVREPLGINHQVLFVSFVILFLGTSLVTVQFDTPLDFYNGAFYGVYKLMMDTAGVGLCVSSGIFMYRRYVAPPRALEQPEKMVGTFENEGGYGFPLIMLFLIGFTGFMLEGARMVAQPESSAGLAYVGIMFSKGFRAMGTGTAFHYSIWWIHLAIVFAFLYSMVSTKLRHMFLGPINLFFKKLDPGLRLTPVDDFETAESFGAEKPEDYSWKQILDMAACLECGRCTLNCPTVNTQKSLNPKHLVIEQREQVTARHGLSFLQSQFSRWAQKDTSGDADANTGGEGGDIALNELGERSTPLMDGEHDAAWLQNADMINDVATQEVVWGCTTCGWCEEGCPVGIEHIQRIVDMRRNGVLMRAEFPGDLQSSFQGTERQANPWGIAADQRAKWADDLGVQQMAEIGEDEEVEILYWVGCAGSFDDRNQKTSTSLVKIMQEADVKFGILGMEEQCTGEPARRLGNEYLYFSLASMNVETLNRYKFKRIVTQCPHCFNTIKNEYPDLGGHFEVVHTTQYIDELLEAGRIHLDKDFLGKKLTMHDPCYLARHNDVHQAPRKILDKIPGMKREDVEQSERKTFCCGAGGGQFWKEEEHDTARINVTRLDQLMETEPDTIAVGCPFCTTMMSDATKTKGIEEQVQVKDVVELVADSLKRSEPREEGAAPEASETTIEES, encoded by the coding sequence ATGAATGATGAATTGAGTCTGACCGGGACGCGCCAGATCGGCGAAGGTGCACCGCAAGCTTTCACCGACCACTTCATCCATATCCTTGGATTCCTGAACCTTGGATTGCCTTTTCTCCTGTTCCTCCTCTGGGGGATCACCATCATCTATCCTCTGGTGCGCTGGGGCTACATTGTGTCCCGCGGACAACCGGAGAATCGCCTGGACCGGATTCCGGAGCGAATTCAGAGAGCTCTATTTGAGGGTATCGGGCAGGGACGCGTGGTGCGCGAACCCCTCGGCATCAACCACCAAGTCCTTTTTGTCTCCTTCGTGATTCTTTTCCTCGGAACATCGCTCGTCACCGTTCAGTTCGACACGCCTCTGGATTTCTATAACGGCGCCTTTTACGGCGTATACAAGCTGATGATGGACACCGCCGGCGTTGGACTCTGTGTCAGTTCGGGCATCTTCATGTACCGCCGCTACGTGGCACCGCCGCGAGCCCTCGAACAGCCCGAAAAAATGGTCGGAACCTTCGAGAACGAAGGAGGCTACGGCTTCCCGCTGATCATGCTTTTCCTGATCGGCTTTACGGGCTTCATGCTCGAAGGCGCCCGCATGGTCGCCCAGCCCGAGAGCTCTGCCGGGCTGGCCTATGTCGGCATCATGTTCTCGAAGGGCTTTCGTGCCATGGGAACGGGAACAGCGTTCCACTACTCGATCTGGTGGATCCATCTCGCGATTGTTTTCGCCTTCCTCTATTCGATGGTGTCGACCAAGTTGCGCCATATGTTCCTTGGGCCGATCAACCTCTTTTTCAAGAAACTCGATCCCGGCCTGCGTCTGACCCCGGTTGATGACTTCGAAACCGCCGAAAGCTTTGGCGCGGAAAAACCGGAAGACTACAGCTGGAAACAGATCCTGGACATGGCGGCCTGCCTCGAATGCGGTCGCTGCACCCTCAACTGCCCGACGGTGAACACTCAAAAATCGCTCAATCCCAAGCATCTGGTGATCGAGCAGCGTGAGCAGGTCACCGCACGACACGGCCTCTCCTTCCTGCAATCCCAATTCTCGCGCTGGGCCCAGAAAGATACCTCCGGAGATGCCGATGCCAATACAGGTGGCGAAGGTGGCGATATTGCACTGAACGAACTCGGCGAGCGCTCCACCCCCCTGATGGACGGCGAGCACGACGCCGCGTGGCTCCAGAACGCCGACATGATCAACGATGTCGCTACTCAGGAAGTCGTCTGGGGATGCACGACCTGCGGCTGGTGCGAAGAAGGCTGCCCCGTGGGCATCGAACATATCCAGCGTATCGTCGATATGCGACGCAACGGCGTGCTGATGCGGGCGGAATTCCCCGGAGACCTCCAGTCGTCCTTCCAGGGAACGGAGCGACAAGCCAACCCTTGGGGGATCGCCGCTGATCAACGCGCGAAATGGGCTGACGACCTCGGTGTCCAGCAAATGGCCGAAATCGGCGAGGACGAAGAAGTCGAGATTCTCTACTGGGTTGGTTGTGCCGGCTCCTTCGATGATCGCAACCAGAAAACTTCGACCTCGCTGGTCAAAATCATGCAGGAAGCCGATGTGAAATTCGGCATTCTGGGCATGGAAGAGCAGTGCACAGGCGAACCTGCTCGCCGTCTCGGCAACGAATATCTCTACTTCTCGTTGGCGTCCATGAACGTCGAGACGCTGAACCGTTACAAATTCAAACGGATCGTCACGCAATGCCCTCATTGCTTCAACACGATCAAGAACGAGTATCCGGATTTGGGCGGCCACTTCGAGGTGGTCCATACGACCCAATATATTGACGAGTTGCTCGAAGCCGGCCGTATCCACCTCGACAAGGACTTCCTTGGCAAGAAACTGACGATGCACGACCCGTGCTACCTGGCGCGTCACAATGACGTCCATCAGGCTCCGCGAAAAATTCTCGACAAGATCCCGGGCATGAAGCGCGAAGATGTCGAACAGTCCGAGCGCAAAACCTTTTGCTGCGGAGCCGGCGGTGGTCAGTTCTGGAAAGAGGAAGAACACGACACGGCTCGCATCAATGTGACCCGTCTTGATCAATTGATGGAAACCGAGCCCGATACCATCGCCGTCGGTTGTCCCTTCTGCACGACCATGATGAGCGATGCCACCAAGACCAAGGGGATTGAGGAACAGGTTCAGGTCAAGGACGTCGTAGAACTGGTCGCTGACTCCCTCAAGCGCTCGGAGCCTCGAGAAGAAGGTGCCGCTCCGGAAGCCAGTGAGACGACGATTGAGGAGAGCTGA